The Lewinellaceae bacterium DNA window AATATAAATCGGTCTGAACGCCAGAAATCACTCCGGACTAGACTCTTCTTTTGAGGCATGACGGCTGAGGTAACTGTCAGTCATTTCTTTGGATAAAGCCACTTTAAGGATACGGATAAAGGTCTTCTGATCAATCTGTAAGGTTATGACCTCTCCTTCTATTTTGTTGATACGCCCGATGATGCCGGCATTGGTCACCACCTCGCTGCCTTTTTCAAGACCGCCGATGAATTTATTCTGTTCTTTCTGCTTTTTGGCCTGAGGCCGGATCATAAAGAAATACAGAACAACAAAAATAAGGAGAAGTGGAAACAGGCTTCCGATAATGCTTGGGCTACCGGCCGCCTGAAGTAAAATAGCTAAGATTGGATTCATATATGGTTATTGTTGACTTGGTTCTACGTATCCTATCAGGAAAATATTCCTAATGTTCGGAATGCCGTTTATCGTCACAAAAATAGTTTTATTTTGAGAATAACGCTGCCCTTCCGAGTTGAATACCAGTTGCAGGGAACCGTGTCCTCCGGACGCGATCGGTTCTTTTGGCCACTCAACCCCGGTACAGCCGCAGTGAGACCGTACATCGGAAATAACCAGGGGCTGGACCCCGGTGTTGGTAAAATCCACTGGTATTGTCAAACGGGTGCCCTCACGAATGGTGTCAATGTCAATGGTATCTGTGGCAAACCGGATATTTGCCATTTGGTCTGCCAGGATCCGTCCCTGCTCATCTTGCGGGATCCCAATGGTAGCCAGGATTCCGGTATAGTTCGACTGAAAGCCTGGTTCCGGCCCGGATTGACAGGAAAATGCAAACATCGCAATCCATAAAGGAATATGTAACTTACGCCGCATGCTGCAAAGGTATTGGAAATCATGACACATTTGAGCGTGGAGAAGAAACCATATATCCTCATCGGGTACATGGGCAGTGGCAAAAGTTACGTTTGCAAACGATTGGGTGCTGCCATGAATTTACATTGGGTTGATCTGGATGATGTCATCGAGGCAAAGGCCGGAAAGTCCATCTCTGAAATTTTCGCCGATGACGGCCATGATGCTTTTCGTATTCTGGAGCATAATTGCCTGAATGAATTACTACGCACCAGAGAATATGATCTGATTTCTTCCGGCGGTGGTGCCCCCTGCTATCTGGGGAATATGGATCTCATGAATGCCAAAGCAATCACCATTTATTTACGACGCAAGGCTGAGGATATCCTGAAATACGTGTTGCCAGGTATTGGCCACCGGCCTCTGTTGGCAGGGAAAAGCGAAGCCGAGGTCATCACATTTATTGCAGAAACCCTGGAGGAAAGAGAACCCTTTTACCGGCAGGCACAATACATTCTGGAAGGTTATGAATCTCAGGATTTACTGGATAAGGTGGCTTCCATCATCCATCAAAATGGCCTTCCACTCCGGACTACTGAACCGCAGGAATAGTAGCCATTAATGATGCAATAGCTTTATTGGGTTGGATCAATGTTCCATTTTTGGTCGACTGGGGTGTACTCAATCCGGTCTCCTGCAGCAATTCAAAGGCATCTTTGGTCGTCAGGTCAGGTTCCAGGCTTTTCATCAATGCGATCACACCGGCTACCTGTGGTGTTGCCATAGAGGTCCCACTGTAGTTTGCATACTTATTTTTAGGGATGGGCGCCAGTATATCAACACCGGGAGCTGCCAGGCCGAATTGAATGCCTTCCAGGGTGTTGGCGAATGCGGGTTTGGTCAGGTCCGACTGGATTGCGGTTACCGTTATAACTCCCGGAACATTGGCAGGAGTCACCAGGGTCGCCGAACCGCCGTCATTCCCGGCGGCAACCACTACTATGGTTCCTTTTTTATTGGCATATTTTACAGCTTCCTCGTAAAGACGCTGTTTTTCATCTGAACTGCGTCCTCCCAGTGACATGGAGATAACGTCTGCTCCCTGATTGGCAGCGTCAATCATCCCCTGAATAATGGTTTGTTGAGTTCCCCCGCCAAAAAAGTTAAGCACCTTAATACTGGTGACCGTAAAAAATGATGGTCCCGGATCCATCGAAGCCCCACCGGTTTGGTTATTGGTTACCGCAGCTGCAACGCCGGCACAATGCGTACCATGGCCCTGGTCATCCGACTCATCTTCCTTGCGCCAGGAGGTATAATTGGGGCTAAGGTCTTCGTGTTTACTGTCCACTCCGGTGTCCAGGATGAATAGTCTGGCCGATTTCCCGGGATGTGCGGATTGCAAAGAAGCCTGTAGATCTCCGATCTGTTGCTGATCCAAATGCCATTGTCTGGCGAGGAGTGGATCGTTGGACCATTGCATGGATGGCTGGATCTCTGAGTGGCCGGTCATTGGCTTGAAAAAGGCATAATATTCGTTTTGGTCGATCCATTGTACACCGGAAATACGCTGCAAACGGTGCTGTAAGGAGTGAGTGCTCTGCCAGGGGAGGTAATGCAGGTTGATTTTATAATAGTGTGCCAAAGGACTTTCACTGTCTGTAACTTCAAAGGCAGGAGTTATGGATGCCAGATTAAATCCCAGCCGGCTCTTGATGGTTTCCGGATTCATGTCATCGCTGATCTGAACCAGAAGTTCACCTTTTGGATCCAGGCGCGGTAATTTCCGGTCTTGCAGGACCCACGCCAATAAACACATCCCAATTGGCACCAGCCATTTGGTGTAGCGAAGCTTTCTCCACAGATAGAAGAGCTGAGAACCGATACCCAATGATAACAACAGAAGTATCGTGCGGCCAGGGTGAAATAATTCCGGCGATTCGAACCATTGCCCCATCAATCCTATCAACCAGAGTATCAGGGATCCAAAAAATGTGTACCGCATCTGATGATGTCTCTGGCGATAGGGTGGGGTAATCCGCCATGTGAACAGCGTCACAAAACACAATATCCAAAATAATGTTACCATAGGAACCTAATCTACGCGATGATCACGCGATATGTCCATCCATTCGGATCAATCGGGTTGATTCATCGACTAATAGATTCAATTCATATTACTAGGAATAAAGTTTCATTTTCAATTATTTTTGACCCTTCAATAAAACAATATGAGTACCGCACCTGAAAAAATGCTTTGCCTGATTATTGGTTCTGGCCCGGCAGGATATACTGCAGCCATCTACGCGGCAAGAGCGAATATGTCACCTGTCCTGTATACCGGAATGCAACCGGGAGGCCAGCTGACCATAACAACGGACGTGGAGAACTATCCGGGTTATCCGGACGGGATCCTGGGACCTGAGATGATGGAAGATTTACGCAAACAGGCCGAGCGTTTTGGTACCGAGGTCCGTTATGAGTTGATTTCTAAAGTGGACTTCAGCGGACCAGTTCATAAAGCCTGGACCGATAGTGGAAATGAGATTCATGCAGAAAGTGTGATCATTGCTACCGGAGCCAGTGCTAAATGGCTGGGCATCCCCTCCGAGCAGACCTATATGAATAAAGGGGTGTCCGCTTGTGCTGTTTGCGATGGTTTCTTCTTCAGAAATATGGAGGTTGCTGTTGTTGGCGGTGGAGACACAGCCGCTGAAGAAGCTTCTTATCTGTCCAAATTGTGTCCGAAAGTACATCTATTGGTACGCCGGGATGAGATGAGGGCTTCCAAGATCATGCAGGAACGGGTATTAAATAACCCGAAGATTGTCGTCCATTGGAATACGGAAGTGAAAGAAATCAAGGGTGTAGATGAGGTGGTGGATTCGGTTGTCGTTTTCAACAACCAAACCAAAGCTGAAACTGAATTGCCGGTAAAGGGATTTTTTATTGCCATCGGACATAAACCAAATACGGAGATCTTCGAAGGATGGCTGGATATGGATGAAACCAGATATCTGGTGACCCAGGGTAAATCAACAAGAACCAACATTCCCGGTGTATTTGCCAGCGGAGATGCTCAGGATAAAACCTACCGCCAAGCTGTAACCGCAGCCGGAACCGGATGCATGGCAGCCCTTGATGCGGAAAGGTATCTGACCGAGCGGGGTAAACTTTGATAGTAATTAATCGATTAATCTAAGCAATATGTCTAGTGGAAAATTTCGGGCTGGCGTCCTCTTTGGCAACGAGGTGTCCGAGGTATTTGCCGATGCCAAAGCCAATCATTATGCCGTTCCAGCCATCAATGTGACAGGGACCAATACCGTAAATGCTGTCATGGAGACAGCAAAGGAAGTGAACTCTCCGGTTATTATCCAGTTTTCCAATGGAGGCGCTTCATTCTATGCCGGTAAAGGACTTTCCAATGCGGATCAGAAGGCGTCTATACTGGGTGCCATATCCGGAGCTAAACACATTCACCTGCTGGCGGAGCATTATGGCGTCCCGGTAATCCTCCATACCGACCATTGCGCGAAAAAATTACTGCCATGGATTGATGGTTTGGTGACAGCTGGTGAGAAACATTTCCATAAACATGGAACGCCCCTGTACAGCTCGCATATGCTGGATCTTTCAGAAGAACCCATCGCTGAGAATATTGAAATCAGCTCTGAGTTTTTCAAGCGCATGGCTCCTATCGGCATGACCCTGGAGATCGAATTGGGTGTGACCGGTGGGGAAGAAGATGGCGTGGATAATTCCGATGTGGACAATTCCAGATTGTACACGCAGCCGGAAGAAGTAGCCTTTGCTTACGAAAACCTGAAAGCAATCAGCGACCGGTTCACCATTGCTGCTGCATTCGGTAATGTGCATGGGGTGTATAAGCCGGGGAATGTGGAATTAAAACCGGTAATCCTCAAGAATTCGCAGGATTACATTGAGAAGAAATACGGCACCGGTCCCAAACCGGTCAATTTTGTTTTTCATGGCGGATCTGGTTCCTCTCAGGCAGAGATACGGGAAGCCATCTCGTACGGAGCGATCAAGATGAATATTGATACGGACCTCCAGTGGGCATTTTGGGATGGTGTTCGTCATTATTATGTGCAAAATGAAGATTATCTGCAGGGCCAGTTGGGTAATCCTGAAGGTGTCGACAAACCTAATAAGAAGTATTACGATCCGCGGGTATGGTTACGCGCCGGAGAGTCCTTCTTTAAAAACCGGTTGAAGACGGCTTTTGAGGACCTGAATTGTATCAATCGCAACGCATAGGTCTTTCCCGATCTTGCAGGTTCCTTTTTTTACCTGAAAAGGTAATGGCATTGTTCGTGTCGAAGCAGATTACTGCTTCTGATAAACCCGTACATAATCCACCAGCATGGTGGCGGGGAATAGACTGTCATCCACGCCTTGCTGGCCTCCCCAGTTGCCACCTACGGCGATATTCAGGATAAAGTAGAAGGGATGGTCAAATGGCCAGTTGTCTTGATTATGTTCGGCAGGGCGG harbors:
- the fbaA gene encoding class II fructose-bisphosphate aldolase; this encodes MSSGKFRAGVLFGNEVSEVFADAKANHYAVPAINVTGTNTVNAVMETAKEVNSPVIIQFSNGGASFYAGKGLSNADQKASILGAISGAKHIHLLAEHYGVPVILHTDHCAKKLLPWIDGLVTAGEKHFHKHGTPLYSSHMLDLSEEPIAENIEISSEFFKRMAPIGMTLEIELGVTGGEEDGVDNSDVDNSRLYTQPEEVAFAYENLKAISDRFTIAAAFGNVHGVYKPGNVELKPVILKNSQDYIEKKYGTGPKPVNFVFHGGSGSSQAEIREAISYGAIKMNIDTDLQWAFWDGVRHYYVQNEDYLQGQLGNPEGVDKPNKKYYDPRVWLRAGESFFKNRLKTAFEDLNCINRNA
- a CDS encoding shikimate kinase (catalyzes the formation of shikimate 3-phosphate from shikimate in aromatic amino acid biosynthesis), whose product is MTHLSVEKKPYILIGYMGSGKSYVCKRLGAAMNLHWVDLDDVIEAKAGKSISEIFADDGHDAFRILEHNCLNELLRTREYDLISSGGGAPCYLGNMDLMNAKAITIYLRRKAEDILKYVLPGIGHRPLLAGKSEAEVITFIAETLEEREPFYRQAQYILEGYESQDLLDKVASIIHQNGLPLRTTEPQE
- a CDS encoding S8 family serine peptidase → MVTLFWILCFVTLFTWRITPPYRQRHHQMRYTFFGSLILWLIGLMGQWFESPELFHPGRTILLLLSLGIGSQLFYLWRKLRYTKWLVPIGMCLLAWVLQDRKLPRLDPKGELLVQISDDMNPETIKSRLGFNLASITPAFEVTDSESPLAHYYKINLHYLPWQSTHSLQHRLQRISGVQWIDQNEYYAFFKPMTGHSEIQPSMQWSNDPLLARQWHLDQQQIGDLQASLQSAHPGKSARLFILDTGVDSKHEDLSPNYTSWRKEDESDDQGHGTHCAGVAAAVTNNQTGGASMDPGPSFFTVTSIKVLNFFGGGTQQTIIQGMIDAANQGADVISMSLGGRSSDEKQRLYEEAVKYANKKGTIVVVAAGNDGGSATLVTPANVPGVITVTAIQSDLTKPAFANTLEGIQFGLAAPGVDILAPIPKNKYANYSGTSMATPQVAGVIALMKSLEPDLTTKDAFELLQETGLSTPQSTKNGTLIQPNKAIASLMATIPAVQ
- the yajC gene encoding preprotein translocase subunit YajC — translated: MNPILAILLQAAGSPSIIGSLFPLLLIFVVLYFFMIRPQAKKQKEQNKFIGGLEKGSEVVTNAGIIGRINKIEGEVITLQIDQKTFIRILKVALSKEMTDSYLSRHASKEESSPE
- a CDS encoding DUF1573 domain-containing protein, producing MRRKLHIPLWIAMFAFSCQSGPEPGFQSNYTGILATIGIPQDEQGRILADQMANIRFATDTIDIDTIREGTRLTIPVDFTNTGVQPLVISDVRSHCGCTGVEWPKEPIASGGHGSLQLVFNSEGQRYSQNKTIFVTINGIPNIRNIFLIGYVEPSQQ
- the trxB gene encoding thioredoxin-disulfide reductase, coding for MSTAPEKMLCLIIGSGPAGYTAAIYAARANMSPVLYTGMQPGGQLTITTDVENYPGYPDGILGPEMMEDLRKQAERFGTEVRYELISKVDFSGPVHKAWTDSGNEIHAESVIIATGASAKWLGIPSEQTYMNKGVSACAVCDGFFFRNMEVAVVGGGDTAAEEASYLSKLCPKVHLLVRRDEMRASKIMQERVLNNPKIVVHWNTEVKEIKGVDEVVDSVVVFNNQTKAETELPVKGFFIAIGHKPNTEIFEGWLDMDETRYLVTQGKSTRTNIPGVFASGDAQDKTYRQAVTAAGTGCMAALDAERYLTERGKL